One segment of Niveibacterium microcysteis DNA contains the following:
- a CDS encoding LysE/ArgO family amino acid transporter — MNTHVIFQGFLVTAGLIMAIGAQNAHVLKMGLTRQHVLPTILVCALSDAFLIGLGVTGMGKVIEHFPVAVEVATWGGAAFLMWYGLRSLRSAFSAHALTPADAPPMPLKQAIVLVLGFTYLNPHAYLDTIVLIGSIGGREHGLDRVGFWLGCIAASVSWFMLLGYGARWLAPLFAKPASWRVLDAMIGVGMGIIAISLLR; from the coding sequence ATGAACACCCACGTCATCTTTCAAGGTTTTCTCGTTACCGCCGGTCTGATCATGGCGATTGGCGCGCAGAACGCGCATGTGCTGAAGATGGGCCTCACGCGGCAGCATGTGCTGCCGACGATTCTCGTGTGCGCGCTGTCCGATGCCTTCCTGATCGGGCTCGGCGTGACCGGCATGGGCAAGGTGATCGAACACTTCCCGGTGGCGGTGGAAGTGGCGACCTGGGGTGGTGCTGCGTTCCTGATGTGGTACGGCCTGCGTTCCTTGCGCTCGGCCTTCAGTGCGCACGCACTGACGCCCGCTGACGCGCCGCCGATGCCGCTGAAGCAGGCGATCGTGCTGGTGCTGGGCTTTACCTACCTCAACCCGCACGCCTATCTCGACACGATCGTGCTGATCGGCTCGATCGGCGGGCGTGAGCATGGGCTGGACCGCGTTGGCTTCTGGCTCGGCTGCATTGCGGCGTCGGTCAGCTGGTTCATGCTGCTCGGCTACGGCGCGCGCTGGCTGGCTCCGTTGTTCGCCAAGCCGGCCTCGTGGCGGGTGCTCGATGCGATGATCGGCGTCGGCATGGGGATCATTGCGATCTCGCTGCTGCGCTGA
- a CDS encoding EF-hand domain-containing protein, producing the protein MSISGISSGASQFASALFSKIDTRQQGYISEDDLTTAFSMVDKARGKSSNIDAAEVFKQFDSDSDGKVTKDEFSSAIENLASQLDQQLMSSRMGGPGGPGAAGGMPPPPPKDDTGFTKDQLSSQIEEIGSKDSKRTDLLNKIVNNFDDADSDGDGKVSFKEAMAYDKSTQASDSGTTSDTSNTNAQANSEAQLMMKILQLAHAYGTFGTDQNSAGVASLLSTQA; encoded by the coding sequence GCTGTTTTCGAAGATCGACACACGCCAGCAGGGCTACATCTCGGAAGACGACCTCACGACCGCCTTCAGCATGGTCGACAAGGCGCGCGGCAAGAGCAGCAATATCGACGCGGCCGAGGTCTTCAAGCAGTTCGACAGCGACAGCGACGGAAAGGTCACGAAGGACGAATTCTCAAGCGCGATCGAGAACCTCGCTTCGCAGCTCGACCAGCAGTTGATGAGCTCGCGCATGGGCGGCCCAGGCGGGCCTGGTGCTGCCGGCGGCATGCCGCCCCCGCCGCCGAAGGACGACACCGGTTTCACGAAGGATCAGCTGAGCAGCCAGATCGAGGAAATCGGCAGCAAGGACAGCAAGCGCACCGACCTGCTGAACAAGATCGTCAACAACTTCGACGATGCGGACAGCGACGGTGACGGCAAGGTCAGCTTCAAGGAAGCGATGGCCTACGACAAATCGACGCAGGCCAGCGACAGCGGCACGACGTCGGACACCAGCAATACGAACGCGCAGGCCAACAGCGAGGCGCAGTTGATGATGAAGATCCTGCAACTGGCGCACGCTTACGGCACCTTCGGCACCGATCAGAACAGTGCCGGGGTCGCCAGCCTGCTCTCGACGCAGGCCTGA